In the genome of Hippoglossus hippoglossus isolate fHipHip1 chromosome 4, fHipHip1.pri, whole genome shotgun sequence, one region contains:
- the LOC117760270 gene encoding mediator of RNA polymerase II transcription subunit 26-like isoform X1, with product MTAAPVTPQVMRDRLLQAIDGQSNQICNMVVVMEVVSFLEKHPITKEALEETRLGKLINDVRKKTKNEDLAKRAKKLLRNWQKLIEPGKGEVLSKERTGASWSSNGGAHPCISAPAATTTSGKTGPELKNRTDFNNCSSPRVEKPGNRKRKGDQKEGQILPAKISKTTLNDKIQNSKQLPANGIGSSSEFFTDSLTCQPIDREISEPLENDRLNKIPVNAVKPHPSSLGHSKPLSTSLSQAAVLQQQESKEQAASGGQYRPRSPRCSLHSPQTPKQEAVVRKTTQAQSGSLSSPTVKSGSVDTFVLGPSPQPSNVCVQGFHNDSLRSAQGRPPDTSLHYPTNSSFNDRVSSEDDGSLSNTGKRKRQKYKPKDNGQTVEDGTKPVRLKDRRLTFDPLTGQIKSSFHKELCQEKEAQLVQRLEPQGPEQPKQNPPVPRSPFQQTDWKELSRSDIIQSYLSQQSNVLTSSGTHNPGAHFLMTEFLKKEEHRSKENKNTLTLAPEQPAQDLPGVSRAINNEDLSKLHAQHWSGVNGCYDTKGTWYDWTECISLDPHGDESRLNILPYICLD from the exons ATGACAGCGGCTCCGGTCACTCCGCAGGTGATGAGAGACCGGCTGCTACAGGCCATCGACGGCCAGAGCAAT CAGATATGCAACATGGTGGTAGTTATGGAGGTTGTCTCTTTTTTGGAGAAACATCCCATCACCAAAGAAGCACTGGAG GAAACCCGTCTTGGCAAGCTCATCAACGATGTCCGGAAGAAAACCAAGAACGAGGACCTTGCAAAAAGAGCAAAGAAGCTGCTGCGAAACTGGCAGAAGCTAATTGAACCAGGGAAGGGTGAAGTGTTGTCCAAAGAACGCACTGGTGCATCATGGTCTTCCAATGGCGGTGCTCATCCCTGCATCTCTGCACCAGCTGCCACCACAACATCAGGTAAAACAGGCCCAGAGTTGAAGAATAGAACTGACTTCAACAACTGCTCTTCCCCACGGGTGGAAAAACCAGGAAACAGGAAACGTAAGGGTGACCAGAAGGAGGGACAGATTTTACCAGCCAAGATATCCAAAACGACCCttaatgataaaatacaaaactccAAACAGCTGCCAGCCAATGGAATTGGCAGTAGCTCTGAATTTTTTACAGATTCTCTTACATGTCAGCCTATAGACAGGGAGATTTCTGAGCCTTTGGAAAATGACAGGCTGAATAAAATCCCTGTCAATGCCGTAAAACCTCATCCAAGTTCCCTGGGACACAGCAAACCTCTTAGCACTTCTTTGTCACAAGCAGCAGTTCTGCAGCAGCAAGAGAGTAAGGAGCAAGCTGCCTCTGGGGGTCAGTATCGACCTAGAAGCCCCCGCTGTTCCTTGCACAGTCCTCAAACTCCAAAGCAGGAAGCTGTTGTCAGAAAAACCACACAAGCACAGAGTGGGAGTCTTTCGAGTCCCACTGTGAAGTCTGGGTCTGTGGATACTTTTGTGCTGGGGCCTTCTCCTCAGccttcaaatgtttgtgttcagggtTTTCATAATGATAGTTTGAGGTCTGCTCAAGGCAGGCCTCCCGATACATCTCTCCACTACCCAACCAACTCCTCCTTCAATGACAGGGTCAGTTCTGAAGACGATGGTTCTTTAAGCAATacagggaaaaggaaaagacagaaatacaagCCTAAGGACAATGGACAGACTGTTGAAGACGGCACTAAACCAGTCAGGTTAAAAGATAGGAGACTGACGTTTGACCCCCTGACAGGGCAGATCAAGTCCTCCTTCCATAAGGAACTTTGCCAGGAGAAAGAGGCTCAACTTGTGCAAAGACTTGAACCTCAGGGGCCAGAACAGCCGAAGCAGAATCCACCAGTTCCTCGCAGTCCCTTTCAGCAGACAGACTGGAAAGAGCTGTCGAGAAGCGATATCATCCAGTCGTACCTTAGCCAACAAAGCAACGTGCTTACATCGTCGGGCACCCACAATCCTGGTGCACATTTTCTCATGACAGAGTTCTTGAAAAAAGAGGAACACAGAAGCAAAGAGAACAAGAACACACTCACGTTGGCACCAGAACAGCCGGCCCAGGATTTACCAGGGGTTAGCAGAGCGATCAACAACGAAGACCTCAGCAAATTACATGCACAGCACTGGTCCGGGGTTAACGGCTGCTATGACACAAAGGGTACCTGGTACGACTGGACC
- the LOC117760270 gene encoding mediator of RNA polymerase II transcription subunit 26-like isoform X2, whose protein sequence is MTAAPVTPQVMRDRLLQAIDGQSNICNMVVVMEVVSFLEKHPITKEALEETRLGKLINDVRKKTKNEDLAKRAKKLLRNWQKLIEPGKGEVLSKERTGASWSSNGGAHPCISAPAATTTSGKTGPELKNRTDFNNCSSPRVEKPGNRKRKGDQKEGQILPAKISKTTLNDKIQNSKQLPANGIGSSSEFFTDSLTCQPIDREISEPLENDRLNKIPVNAVKPHPSSLGHSKPLSTSLSQAAVLQQQESKEQAASGGQYRPRSPRCSLHSPQTPKQEAVVRKTTQAQSGSLSSPTVKSGSVDTFVLGPSPQPSNVCVQGFHNDSLRSAQGRPPDTSLHYPTNSSFNDRVSSEDDGSLSNTGKRKRQKYKPKDNGQTVEDGTKPVRLKDRRLTFDPLTGQIKSSFHKELCQEKEAQLVQRLEPQGPEQPKQNPPVPRSPFQQTDWKELSRSDIIQSYLSQQSNVLTSSGTHNPGAHFLMTEFLKKEEHRSKENKNTLTLAPEQPAQDLPGVSRAINNEDLSKLHAQHWSGVNGCYDTKGTWYDWTECISLDPHGDESRLNILPYICLD, encoded by the exons ATGACAGCGGCTCCGGTCACTCCGCAGGTGATGAGAGACCGGCTGCTACAGGCCATCGACGGCCAGAGCAAT ATATGCAACATGGTGGTAGTTATGGAGGTTGTCTCTTTTTTGGAGAAACATCCCATCACCAAAGAAGCACTGGAG GAAACCCGTCTTGGCAAGCTCATCAACGATGTCCGGAAGAAAACCAAGAACGAGGACCTTGCAAAAAGAGCAAAGAAGCTGCTGCGAAACTGGCAGAAGCTAATTGAACCAGGGAAGGGTGAAGTGTTGTCCAAAGAACGCACTGGTGCATCATGGTCTTCCAATGGCGGTGCTCATCCCTGCATCTCTGCACCAGCTGCCACCACAACATCAGGTAAAACAGGCCCAGAGTTGAAGAATAGAACTGACTTCAACAACTGCTCTTCCCCACGGGTGGAAAAACCAGGAAACAGGAAACGTAAGGGTGACCAGAAGGAGGGACAGATTTTACCAGCCAAGATATCCAAAACGACCCttaatgataaaatacaaaactccAAACAGCTGCCAGCCAATGGAATTGGCAGTAGCTCTGAATTTTTTACAGATTCTCTTACATGTCAGCCTATAGACAGGGAGATTTCTGAGCCTTTGGAAAATGACAGGCTGAATAAAATCCCTGTCAATGCCGTAAAACCTCATCCAAGTTCCCTGGGACACAGCAAACCTCTTAGCACTTCTTTGTCACAAGCAGCAGTTCTGCAGCAGCAAGAGAGTAAGGAGCAAGCTGCCTCTGGGGGTCAGTATCGACCTAGAAGCCCCCGCTGTTCCTTGCACAGTCCTCAAACTCCAAAGCAGGAAGCTGTTGTCAGAAAAACCACACAAGCACAGAGTGGGAGTCTTTCGAGTCCCACTGTGAAGTCTGGGTCTGTGGATACTTTTGTGCTGGGGCCTTCTCCTCAGccttcaaatgtttgtgttcagggtTTTCATAATGATAGTTTGAGGTCTGCTCAAGGCAGGCCTCCCGATACATCTCTCCACTACCCAACCAACTCCTCCTTCAATGACAGGGTCAGTTCTGAAGACGATGGTTCTTTAAGCAATacagggaaaaggaaaagacagaaatacaagCCTAAGGACAATGGACAGACTGTTGAAGACGGCACTAAACCAGTCAGGTTAAAAGATAGGAGACTGACGTTTGACCCCCTGACAGGGCAGATCAAGTCCTCCTTCCATAAGGAACTTTGCCAGGAGAAAGAGGCTCAACTTGTGCAAAGACTTGAACCTCAGGGGCCAGAACAGCCGAAGCAGAATCCACCAGTTCCTCGCAGTCCCTTTCAGCAGACAGACTGGAAAGAGCTGTCGAGAAGCGATATCATCCAGTCGTACCTTAGCCAACAAAGCAACGTGCTTACATCGTCGGGCACCCACAATCCTGGTGCACATTTTCTCATGACAGAGTTCTTGAAAAAAGAGGAACACAGAAGCAAAGAGAACAAGAACACACTCACGTTGGCACCAGAACAGCCGGCCCAGGATTTACCAGGGGTTAGCAGAGCGATCAACAACGAAGACCTCAGCAAATTACATGCACAGCACTGGTCCGGGGTTAACGGCTGCTATGACACAAAGGGTACCTGGTACGACTGGACC